In the Mycolicibacterium thermoresistibile genome, one interval contains:
- a CDS encoding amidohydrolase family protein — translation MLIRHATLLDGRTVDIRVDPGRIAEVGAGLAPRPDEEVFDAGFGTVIPGLHDHHLHVYSAAAALDSVRVGPGQVRSRRELADVLAAAKPGDDGWIRAIGYHEAVAGSLDRRALDEIAPDVPVRVQHRSGVLWTLNSAGLARIGMPDHPDGRLRSADPDWSNSLQRRETRIADLSAELTRYGVTGVTDATPGLDVGDVVRLTGMNRRGNLSQRVNCLAPGKRILHDDRLDLTELTEWIATRHAAGGAVAIHCVTAAQLVVTLTALRAVGTHPQDRIEHAAVVPDDSLEEIAALGLTVVTQPNFIAERGDQYRTDVPADEHHELWRLKSLLDAGIPTALSTDAPFGDADPWAAMRAAVHRTTGSGAVLGADERIDAGTALRMFFGTADRPTRPRTVEPGQPADLCVLSAPPDRVLRELSAELVSATIVGGKPVYQKPV, via the coding sequence ATGCTGATCCGGCACGCCACCCTGCTCGACGGCCGCACCGTCGACATCCGCGTCGATCCCGGGCGGATCGCCGAGGTCGGCGCCGGGCTGGCGCCGCGGCCGGACGAGGAGGTGTTCGACGCCGGGTTCGGCACCGTCATCCCCGGCCTGCACGATCACCACCTGCACGTCTACTCCGCCGCCGCGGCACTCGACTCGGTTCGGGTCGGGCCCGGGCAGGTCCGGTCCCGCCGGGAGCTGGCCGATGTGCTCGCCGCCGCGAAACCCGGTGACGACGGCTGGATCCGGGCGATCGGCTATCACGAGGCGGTCGCGGGGTCACTGGATCGGCGTGCGCTCGACGAGATCGCACCCGATGTGCCGGTGCGGGTGCAGCACCGCAGCGGCGTGCTGTGGACGCTGAACTCGGCGGGCCTGGCCCGCATCGGGATGCCCGACCATCCCGACGGCCGGCTGCGCAGCGCCGACCCGGACTGGTCGAATTCGTTGCAGCGCCGCGAAACCCGAATCGCCGACCTCAGCGCGGAGCTGACCCGCTACGGCGTCACCGGGGTCACCGACGCCACCCCGGGACTGGATGTGGGCGACGTGGTCCGGTTGACGGGGATGAACCGCCGGGGCAACCTCAGCCAGCGGGTGAACTGTCTGGCCCCCGGCAAACGGATCCTGCACGACGACCGGCTCGACCTCACCGAGCTGACCGAGTGGATCGCGACCCGGCACGCCGCCGGCGGGGCCGTCGCGATCCACTGTGTGACCGCGGCCCAACTGGTGGTGACGTTGACCGCGCTGCGGGCCGTCGGCACCCATCCCCAGGACCGCATCGAACACGCCGCGGTGGTGCCCGACGACAGCCTCGAGGAGATCGCCGCCCTCGGGCTGACGGTGGTGACCCAACCGAATTTCATCGCCGAACGCGGTGATCAGTACCGCACCGACGTGCCCGCCGACGAGCACCATGAGCTGTGGCGGCTGAAATCACTGCTGGACGCCGGCATTCCGACCGCACTGTCGACCGACGCCCCGTTCGGTGACGCCGACCCGTGGGCCGCCATGCGCGCCGCTGTGCACCGCACCACCGGCAGCGGCGCGGTGCTCGGCGCCGACGAACGCATCGACGCCGGGACCGCGCTGCGGATGTTCTTCGGCACCGCGGACCGTCCCACCCGGCCGCGCACCGTCGAACCCGGTCAGCCGGCCGATCTGTGTGTGCTGTCCGCGCCGCCCGACCGGGTGCTGCGGGAGCTGAGCGCCGAACTGGTCAGCGCGACGATCGTCGGCGGGAAACCGGTGTATCAGAAACCGGTGTGA
- a CDS encoding CoA transferase, whose translation MCALDIPPAVLAHAQGIAGRLAELTGIAVDAEELLTGRAALLGIAPDGRRSAGGATRLLEAADGWCALTLSRADDIAAVPALIEADESDVDPDDPWPAVTAWTARQPAADAIARARLLGLPAAVLGETAAAPPVVRRLGLPAGARSARGLLVADLSSMWAGPLCGQLLLRAGATVVKVESPTRPDGTRSGPSVFFDWMNTGKLSYAATFDEPEPLRALLGAADVVIEGSRPAALIRRGLGPDDIPARPGRVWLRISGHGTCGERADWVAFGDDAAVSGGLVGTTADGPRFCGDAIADPLTGLHAALAAVEALHRGGGELIEVSMAATAAGYAALPPAPRPVPALRPPAPVPPARPLGADNAVVDQLIAERSVSPC comes from the coding sequence ATGTGTGCGCTCGACATCCCACCCGCGGTGTTGGCGCACGCCCAGGGCATCGCCGGCCGGCTGGCGGAGCTCACCGGCATCGCCGTCGACGCCGAGGAACTGCTCACCGGCCGGGCCGCGCTGCTCGGGATCGCCCCCGACGGCCGGAGATCCGCCGGCGGGGCCACCCGGCTGTTGGAGGCCGCCGACGGCTGGTGCGCGCTCACCCTGTCCCGTGCCGACGACATCGCCGCGGTGCCCGCGCTGATCGAGGCGGACGAATCCGATGTCGACCCCGACGATCCGTGGCCGGCGGTCACCGCCTGGACCGCCCGGCAGCCCGCCGCCGACGCCATCGCCCGCGCCCGGCTGCTCGGCCTGCCCGCCGCGGTTCTCGGCGAAACCGCTGCCGCGCCACCGGTCGTGCGCCGGCTCGGGCTGCCGGCCGGGGCACGGTCCGCCCGCGGTCTGCTGGTCGCCGACCTGTCCTCGATGTGGGCGGGGCCGTTGTGCGGCCAACTGCTGCTGCGGGCCGGCGCGACCGTCGTCAAGGTGGAGAGCCCCACCCGCCCCGACGGCACCCGATCCGGACCATCTGTGTTCTTCGACTGGATGAACACCGGAAAGCTCAGCTACGCCGCCACATTCGACGAGCCCGAACCGTTGCGGGCGCTGCTCGGGGCGGCCGATGTGGTGATCGAGGGGTCACGGCCGGCCGCTCTGATCCGGCGCGGCCTGGGCCCCGACGACATCCCCGCGCGGCCCGGCCGGGTGTGGCTGCGCATCAGCGGTCACGGCACGTGCGGGGAACGCGCCGACTGGGTCGCCTTCGGCGACGACGCGGCGGTCTCCGGCGGTCTGGTCGGCACCACCGCCGACGGACCGCGGTTCTGCGGAGACGCCATCGCCGACCCGTTGACCGGGCTGCACGCCGCCCTGGCCGCCGTCGAGGCGCTGCACCGCGGCGGCGGCGAGCTGATCGAGGTGTCGATGGCGGCCACCGCCGCCGGTTACGCCGCGTTGCCGCCGGCGCCCCGGCCGGTGCCGGCGCTGAGGCCACCGGCGCCGGTGCCGCCGGCCCGGCCACTCGGCGCCGACAACGCCGTTGTGGACCAGTTGATCGCCGAGAGATCGGTCAGCCCATGCTGA
- a CDS encoding GntR family transcriptional regulator, whose protein sequence is MRPRPAYQVLRDRLRDDIAAGRYRDGTRLPTESELMAQYGVSRQTVRRAFQDLVAEGSVYRVPGRGTYAADRYLRQFGSIEDLMALSDDTTMEVRSGLRRRVDVDAASRLRLDDDVVHTVVFRRLHAGAPFVSTVVHLPDRAAHHLHGCAELRTGAVSTHTVIGLLEPHLEEPIDQAAQSITVAPADDDTADAVGVEPGHPMLRIDRLYSDRTGRPVELSVSHFLPEQYTYRVTLRRE, encoded by the coding sequence GTGCGTCCCCGGCCGGCCTATCAGGTGCTGCGGGACCGGCTGCGCGACGATATCGCCGCCGGCCGGTACCGCGACGGTACTCGGTTGCCCACCGAGTCCGAACTCATGGCGCAGTACGGGGTCTCGCGGCAGACCGTGCGTCGCGCGTTCCAGGATCTGGTCGCCGAGGGCAGCGTGTACCGGGTGCCGGGGCGCGGCACCTACGCCGCCGACCGGTATCTGCGGCAGTTCGGGTCGATCGAGGATCTGATGGCCCTGTCCGACGACACCACGATGGAGGTGAGGTCGGGGCTGCGACGCCGGGTGGACGTGGACGCCGCCAGCCGGTTACGGCTCGACGACGACGTCGTCCACACCGTGGTGTTCCGCCGGTTGCACGCCGGGGCGCCGTTCGTGTCCACGGTGGTGCATCTGCCCGATCGGGCGGCCCACCACCTGCACGGCTGCGCGGAACTGAGGACCGGCGCGGTGAGCACCCACACCGTCATCGGGCTGCTGGAGCCGCATCTGGAGGAGCCGATCGACCAGGCGGCGCAGTCGATCACGGTCGCCCCGGCCGACGACGACACCGCCGACGCGGTCGGCGTCGAACCCGGTCATCCGATGCTGCGGATCGACCGGTTGTACAGCGACCGCACCGGCCGGCCCGTCGAATTGTCGGTGAGCCACTTCCTGCCCGAGCAGTACACCTACCGGGTGACGTTGCGCCGAGAGTGA
- a CDS encoding MaoC family dehydratase, whose product MTLYGQTPGGPYFDDLRVGQVFDWAPSMTLTAGAAAVHQSILGDRLRLALDAELAAAVTGSAGPLAHPALVCDVAIGQSTLVTQRVKANLFYRGLRFHRYPVIGDTLFTRTEVVGLRENTRRPGRAPTGLAALRMTTVDDAGRLILDFHRCAMLPLSPDAGETGHADDLSVIGTDPLPVDDPTASWNAEVYRAEVPGPHFDPGLAGTVLHSTADVVSSAPELARLTLNIAATHHDSRAGGQRLVYGGHTIGLALAQATRLLPNLVTVLGWESCDHTGPVYEGDTLYSELHIEAAEPLPGDRGGVLRLRSLVHAVGDPDRQVLDWRFTALLF is encoded by the coding sequence GTGACTTTGTACGGCCAAACTCCGGGCGGTCCCTATTTCGACGATCTGCGCGTCGGTCAGGTCTTCGACTGGGCCCCGTCGATGACGTTGACGGCCGGCGCCGCGGCCGTGCACCAATCCATCCTCGGCGACCGGCTGCGCCTCGCCCTCGACGCCGAGCTCGCCGCCGCGGTGACCGGATCGGCCGGCCCGCTCGCCCACCCCGCCCTGGTGTGCGATGTGGCGATCGGGCAGTCCACCCTGGTCACCCAGCGGGTCAAGGCCAACCTGTTCTACCGGGGACTGCGGTTCCACCGCTATCCGGTCATCGGAGACACCCTGTTCACCCGCACCGAGGTGGTGGGTCTGCGGGAGAACACCCGCAGACCGGGCCGGGCGCCCACCGGGCTGGCGGCGCTGCGGATGACCACCGTCGACGACGCCGGACGGCTCATCCTGGACTTCCACCGGTGCGCGATGCTGCCCCTGAGCCCCGACGCCGGGGAGACCGGACACGCCGACGATCTGTCGGTGATCGGGACAGACCCGCTGCCGGTCGACGATCCGACCGCGTCCTGGAACGCCGAGGTGTACCGCGCCGAGGTGCCGGGCCCGCACTTCGACCCGGGTCTGGCCGGGACGGTGCTGCACAGCACCGCCGACGTGGTCAGCAGCGCCCCGGAGCTCGCCCGGCTGACCCTGAACATCGCCGCCACCCACCATGATTCACGTGCCGGCGGGCAGCGGCTGGTCTACGGCGGGCACACCATCGGGCTGGCGTTGGCGCAGGCCACCCGCCTGCTGCCCAACCTGGTCACCGTGCTCGGCTGGGAGTCCTGCGACCACACCGGCCCGGTGTACGAGGGCGACACCCTCTACAGCGAACTGCACATCGAGGCCGCCGAACCGCTCCCCGGTGACCGGGGCGGGGTGCTGCGGCTGCGCTCGCTGGTGCACGCCGTCGGCGATCCCGACCGTCAGGTGCTCGACTGGCGGTTCACCGCCCTGCTGTTCTGA
- the sfnG gene encoding dimethylsulfone monooxygenase SfnG: MSTERIADHVTFAYWVPNVSGGLVTSDIEQRTDWNYDYNAELARTAENNGFEYALTQVRYEASYGAEYQHESTSFSLALLLATQRLKVIAAVHPGLWQPGVLAKLGATADQLSGGRFAVNVVSGWFKDEFIHLGEPWLEHDERYRRAAEFQQVLRKIWTEDDVDFRGDFYRIHDFTLKPKPVNTPQRPHPEIFQGGNSTAARRNGGYYADWYFSNGKDFDGVTEQVVEVREHARAAGREVRFGLNGFIIARDSEKEAKDTLREIIAKANRPAVEGFRAAVQQAGNSTPDKKGMWADSTFEDLVQYNDGFRTGLIGTPEQIAERIAEYRKRGVDLILGGFLHFQEEIEYFGAKVLPLVREIESADSADRELVGIQ; this comes from the coding sequence ATGTCCACCGAACGCATCGCCGATCACGTCACGTTCGCCTACTGGGTGCCCAACGTCAGTGGCGGCCTGGTCACCAGCGACATCGAACAACGCACCGACTGGAACTACGACTACAACGCCGAACTCGCCCGGACCGCCGAGAACAACGGTTTCGAGTACGCGCTGACCCAGGTCCGCTACGAGGCCAGCTACGGTGCCGAATACCAGCACGAGTCAACCAGTTTCAGCCTGGCGCTGCTGCTCGCCACCCAGCGGCTGAAGGTGATCGCCGCGGTGCATCCCGGGCTCTGGCAGCCGGGTGTGCTGGCCAAGCTCGGCGCGACCGCCGATCAACTCTCCGGCGGCCGGTTCGCCGTCAACGTGGTGTCCGGCTGGTTCAAGGACGAGTTCATCCACCTCGGCGAGCCGTGGCTGGAACACGACGAAAGGTACCGGCGCGCAGCGGAGTTCCAGCAGGTGCTGCGCAAGATCTGGACCGAGGACGACGTGGACTTCCGCGGCGACTTCTACCGCATCCACGACTTCACCCTCAAACCCAAGCCGGTCAACACCCCGCAGCGGCCGCATCCGGAGATCTTCCAGGGCGGCAACTCCACCGCCGCCCGCCGCAACGGCGGTTACTACGCCGACTGGTACTTCTCCAACGGCAAGGACTTCGACGGCGTCACCGAACAGGTGGTGGAGGTGCGCGAGCACGCCCGCGCCGCCGGTCGGGAGGTCAGGTTCGGTCTCAACGGGTTCATCATCGCCCGGGACTCGGAGAAGGAGGCCAAGGACACCCTCCGCGAGATCATCGCCAAGGCCAACCGGCCCGCGGTGGAGGGTTTCCGGGCCGCGGTGCAGCAGGCCGGCAACTCGACACCGGACAAGAAGGGGATGTGGGCCGACTCCACGTTCGAGGATCTGGTGCAGTACAACGACGGCTTCCGCACCGGGTTGATCGGCACCCCCGAACAGATCGCCGAACGCATCGCCGAGTACCGCAAACGCGGGGTGGACCTGATCCTGGGCGGCTTCCTGCACTTCCAGGAGGAGATCGAGTACTTCGGCGCGAAGGTGCTGCCGCTGGTCCGCGAGATCGAGAGCGCCGACTCCGCCGACCGGGAACTCGTCGGCATCCAGTGA
- a CDS encoding LLM class flavin-dependent oxidoreductase, which produces MTIKLHWFLPTYGDSRLIVGGGHGTPAGAAGGDRDASIDYLASIVRAAETFGFTGALIPTGAWCEDAFITAALLARETTSLGFLVAFRPGLVSPTLSAQMAATFARHAPGRILLNVVVGGESHEQRAFGDHLDKDERYRRADEFLEVVRRLWAGETVTLHGRHIRVEDAALPTLPDPVPPLYFGGSSTAAGPVAARHADVYLTWGEPPDAVREKIDWIRTLAAAEGRRVRFGIRLHTISRDTADEAWAQADKLIGALDEHTVRAAQAGLRRSESEGQRRMLALHQANRADGSWRSARSLEVAPNLWAGVGLVRGGAGTALVGSHAEVADRIAEYAAAGIEEFIFSGYPHLEELFWFGEGVVPILRSRNLFDGAGDRSPVPAAIPFVGAAR; this is translated from the coding sequence GTGACGATCAAACTGCACTGGTTCCTGCCCACCTACGGCGACAGCCGGCTCATCGTCGGCGGCGGCCACGGCACCCCGGCGGGCGCCGCCGGGGGCGACCGGGACGCGTCGATCGACTACCTGGCCTCGATCGTGCGGGCCGCGGAGACGTTCGGCTTCACCGGGGCGCTGATCCCGACCGGCGCCTGGTGCGAGGACGCGTTCATCACCGCGGCGCTGCTGGCCCGGGAGACCACCTCGCTGGGGTTCCTGGTGGCGTTTCGGCCCGGTCTGGTCAGCCCGACCCTGTCGGCGCAGATGGCGGCGACGTTCGCCCGGCACGCCCCGGGCCGGATCCTGCTCAACGTCGTCGTCGGCGGGGAATCGCACGAGCAGCGGGCTTTCGGCGACCATCTCGACAAGGATGAGCGTTACCGGCGGGCCGACGAGTTCCTCGAGGTGGTGCGCCGGTTGTGGGCCGGGGAGACCGTCACGCTCCACGGCCGGCACATCCGGGTGGAGGATGCGGCCCTGCCGACCCTACCGGATCCGGTGCCGCCGTTGTATTTCGGTGGCAGCTCGACGGCCGCCGGCCCGGTGGCGGCCCGGCATGCCGACGTGTACCTCACCTGGGGTGAGCCGCCGGACGCGGTACGCGAGAAGATCGACTGGATCCGCACCCTGGCCGCTGCCGAGGGCCGGCGCGTGCGGTTCGGCATCCGGTTGCACACCATCTCCCGGGACACCGCCGACGAGGCGTGGGCGCAGGCGGACAAGCTGATCGGAGCGCTCGACGAGCACACCGTGCGGGCCGCGCAGGCCGGGCTGCGCCGCAGCGAATCCGAAGGGCAGCGCCGCATGCTGGCGCTGCATCAGGCCAACCGGGCCGACGGCAGCTGGCGGTCGGCGCGGTCGCTGGAGGTGGCGCCCAACCTGTGGGCCGGGGTCGGCCTGGTGCGCGGCGGCGCCGGCACCGCGCTGGTCGGCAGCCACGCCGAGGTCGCCGACCGCATCGCCGAATACGCGGCCGCCGGCATCGAGGAGTTCATCTTCTCCGGGTATCCGCACCTCGAGGAGCTGTTCTGGTTCGGCGAGGGGGTGGTGCCGATCCTGCGGTCCCGCAACCTGTTCGACGGTGCCGGCGACCGCAGCCCGGTGCCGGCGGCGATCCCGTTCGTGGGGGCCGCGCGGTGA
- a CDS encoding SfnB family sulfur acquisition oxidoreductase gives MARIVDTAEALAVAARLSGSFAAEASTRDAERLLPYEQVCELKRSGLLTLSVPAEHGGLDVPATVLAEVFRLLAHGDPSVAQIPHSHFTFLEVLRLQGTERQRGFFYGLVLEGALFANAQSERGPHPIDVDTTVLLRRGAGDYLLTGRKFYSTGALFADWIVVRASVPADAADAPTAATPKAVAFVPRHAPGLTVIDDWDGMGQRTTASGSVTLDEVRVPADHVVPFTPIFRRPTVYGARAQLWHAALDVGIATAALEEGVRLAARARPHFESGAPVATDDPTLIQSAGEVAVTVRAAQALLGEAARAVDAATADLTEDTAAAASIAVATAKVAAERAALRASTALFELGGTRSATVSANLSRFWRDARTHTLHDPTRWKLHHIGRYLLSGTRPPRHGQL, from the coding sequence ATGGCCCGGATCGTCGACACCGCCGAGGCCCTGGCGGTGGCCGCGCGGCTGTCGGGGTCGTTCGCCGCGGAGGCGAGCACCCGCGACGCCGAACGTCTGCTGCCCTATGAGCAGGTGTGCGAGTTGAAGCGGTCCGGGCTGTTGACGCTGAGCGTGCCGGCCGAACACGGCGGCCTCGACGTGCCGGCGACGGTGCTGGCCGAGGTGTTCCGGCTGCTGGCGCACGGTGATCCGTCGGTGGCGCAGATTCCGCACTCGCACTTCACGTTTCTGGAGGTGTTGCGGCTGCAGGGCACCGAACGGCAGCGCGGGTTCTTCTACGGTCTGGTCCTTGAGGGTGCGCTGTTCGCCAACGCCCAGTCCGAACGGGGGCCGCATCCGATCGACGTCGACACCACCGTGCTGTTGCGCCGCGGCGCCGGGGATTACCTGCTGACCGGACGCAAGTTCTATTCCACCGGTGCGCTGTTCGCCGACTGGATCGTGGTGCGGGCCTCGGTGCCGGCCGACGCGGCGGATGCGCCCACCGCCGCCACCCCCAAGGCGGTGGCATTCGTCCCGCGGCATGCGCCCGGCCTCACCGTGATCGACGACTGGGACGGGATGGGGCAGCGCACCACCGCGTCCGGGTCGGTGACGCTCGACGAGGTGCGGGTGCCGGCCGACCATGTGGTGCCGTTCACCCCGATCTTCCGCCGGCCGACCGTCTACGGCGCCCGCGCACAGCTGTGGCATGCCGCGCTGGACGTCGGGATCGCCACCGCAGCACTGGAAGAGGGGGTACGTCTGGCGGCCCGTGCCCGGCCGCATTTCGAATCCGGGGCGCCGGTGGCCACCGACGATCCGACGCTGATCCAGAGTGCCGGCGAGGTTGCCGTCACGGTGCGGGCCGCGCAGGCGTTGCTCGGCGAGGCGGCACGGGCGGTCGACGCCGCCACCGCCGATCTCACCGAGGACACCGCGGCCGCGGCGTCGATCGCGGTGGCGACGGCCAAGGTGGCCGCGGAGCGGGCGGCGCTGCGGGCCTCCACCGCGCTGTTCGAGCTGGGCGGTACCCGCAGCGCGACGGTGAGTGCGAACCTGTCCCGGTTCTGGCGTGATGCGCGCACCCACACCCTGCACGATCCGACCCGGTGGAAGCTGCACCACATCGGCCGGTACCTGCTGTCGGGGACCCGGCCGCCCCGGCACGGCCAGCTGTGA
- a CDS encoding acyl-CoA dehydrogenase family protein, translated as MTAHLNDEETMLVETVRAFIDRDVKPTVREVEHANEYPQAWIEQMKRIGIYGLAIPESYGGSPVSMPCYVEVTQELSRGWMSLAGAMGGHTVVAKLLTLFGTEEQKQRYLPAMATGEIRATMALTEPGGGSDLQNMTTTALPGPGGGLVINGAKTWISNARRSGLIALLCKTDPDATPRHRGISVVLVEQGTTGLSVSRDLPKLGYKGVESCELVFDDCRVPASAILGGEPGKGFTQMMKGLETGRIQVAARALGVATAALEDALAYAQQRESFGQPIWKHQAIGHYLADMATKLTAARQLTRYAAERYDSGQRCDMEAGMAKLFASEVAMEIALNAVRIHGGYGYSTEFDVERYFRDAPLMIVGEGTNEIQRNVIVSQLVARGGI; from the coding sequence GTGACGGCACACCTCAACGATGAAGAGACCATGCTGGTCGAGACGGTGCGGGCGTTCATCGACCGCGACGTCAAGCCCACCGTGCGCGAGGTCGAACACGCCAACGAATATCCGCAGGCGTGGATCGAGCAGATGAAACGCATCGGCATCTACGGGCTGGCGATCCCGGAGTCCTACGGCGGCTCACCGGTGTCGATGCCGTGTTATGTCGAGGTGACCCAGGAGCTGTCGCGCGGCTGGATGAGCCTGGCCGGGGCGATGGGCGGGCACACCGTGGTGGCCAAACTGTTGACGCTGTTCGGCACCGAGGAACAGAAACAGCGCTACCTGCCGGCGATGGCCACCGGCGAGATCCGCGCGACCATGGCGCTCACCGAGCCCGGCGGCGGATCGGATCTGCAGAACATGACCACCACCGCGCTGCCCGGCCCCGGCGGCGGCCTGGTGATCAACGGCGCCAAGACCTGGATCAGCAACGCCCGGCGCTCCGGGCTGATCGCGTTGTTGTGCAAGACCGATCCCGACGCCACCCCGCGGCACCGGGGCATCTCGGTGGTGCTGGTGGAACAGGGCACCACCGGGCTGTCGGTGTCACGCGATCTGCCCAAACTCGGCTACAAGGGGGTGGAGTCCTGCGAGCTGGTCTTCGACGACTGCCGGGTGCCGGCCTCGGCGATCCTCGGCGGTGAGCCCGGCAAGGGCTTCACGCAGATGATGAAGGGCCTGGAGACCGGGCGCATCCAGGTCGCCGCCCGCGCGCTGGGAGTGGCCACCGCCGCCCTGGAGGACGCCCTGGCCTACGCCCAGCAGCGGGAGAGCTTCGGCCAACCGATCTGGAAGCATCAGGCCATCGGCCACTACCTGGCCGACATGGCCACCAAACTCACCGCCGCCCGCCAGCTCACCCGCTACGCCGCCGAACGCTACGACAGCGGCCAGCGCTGCGACATGGAGGCCGGCATGGCCAAACTGTTCGCCTCCGAGGTCGCCATGGAGATCGCGCTCAACGCCGTGCGCATCCACGGCGGCTACGGCTACTCCACCGAATTCGACGTGGAACGCTACTTCCGCGACGCCCCGCTGATGATCGTCGGCGAAGGCACCAACGAGATCCAGCGCAACGTCATCGTCAGCCAACTCGTGGCCCGGGGCGGGATCTGA
- a CDS encoding enoyl-CoA hydratase/isomerase family protein, with amino-acid sequence MSILQLADGVVIGLGEPVDDATFTLTEKPTDDRRAVTVESVQDTLDLLRERCGKWPQTAAVCDDVLRSIDPDGPTRSGVITESLAYSTLQSGSEFARWLAERGPKTVPQLPDPVLATRDGDTLRVVFNRPQRHNAFSTDARAALLEALEVARLDPSVTEVVLTGNGPSFGSGGDLAEFGSFDDPAGAHLARTRHSPALVLAELTERLGPRCRAEVHGLVLGSGLEMASFCGHVTAHPDAVFGLPELELGLIPGAGGCVSITRRIGRWRTAYLVLTGRRIDAVTALRWGLVDAVSS; translated from the coding sequence GTGAGCATCCTGCAACTGGCCGACGGTGTGGTGATCGGGCTCGGGGAGCCGGTCGACGACGCGACATTCACCCTGACCGAAAAACCGACCGACGACCGCCGCGCCGTCACCGTCGAGTCGGTGCAGGACACGCTGGACCTGCTGCGGGAACGCTGCGGGAAGTGGCCGCAGACCGCGGCGGTGTGCGACGACGTGCTGCGCTCGATCGATCCGGACGGGCCGACGCGGTCCGGGGTGATCACCGAGTCGCTGGCCTACTCGACGCTGCAGTCCGGATCGGAGTTCGCGCGCTGGCTGGCCGAGCGGGGGCCGAAGACGGTGCCGCAGCTGCCCGACCCGGTGCTGGCCACCCGCGACGGCGACACCCTGCGGGTGGTGTTCAACCGGCCGCAGCGGCACAACGCGTTCTCCACCGATGCCCGGGCCGCGTTGCTCGAGGCGCTGGAGGTGGCGCGGCTGGACCCGTCGGTCACCGAGGTGGTGCTGACGGGTAACGGGCCGTCGTTCGGAAGCGGCGGGGATCTGGCCGAATTCGGGTCGTTCGACGATCCGGCCGGCGCGCATCTGGCCCGCACCCGCCACAGCCCGGCGCTGGTGCTCGCCGAGCTGACCGAACGGCTGGGGCCGCGGTGTCGTGCCGAGGTGCACGGCCTGGTGCTGGGCAGCGGGCTGGAGATGGCGTCGTTCTGCGGGCATGTCACCGCGCATCCGGACGCCGTGTTCGGGCTGCCCGAGTTGGAGTTGGGGCTGATCCCGGGGGCCGGCGGGTGTGTCAGCATCACCCGCCGCATCGGCCGCTGGCGGACGGCGTATCTGGTGCTCACCGGCCGCCGCATCGACGCCGTCACGGCGCTGCGCTGGGGTCTGGTCGACGCCGTCTCCTCGTGA